In a genomic window of Zootoca vivipara chromosome 5, rZooViv1.1, whole genome shotgun sequence:
- the NMD3 gene encoding 60S ribosomal export protein NMD3 — protein MEYMKEPATVSQGNILCCQCGIAIPPNPANMCVACLRTQVDITEGIPKQVIVHFCKQCGRYLQPPGTWVQCALESRELLTLCLKKIKASLSKVRLIEAGFVWTEPHSKRLKVKLTVQKEVINGAVLQQVFIIEYVVQSQMCDDCHRVEAKDFWKAVVQIRQKTLHKKTFYYLEQLILKHRLHQNTLRIKEIHDGLDFYYTSKQHAQKMVDFLQCTVPCRSKSSQRLISHDIHSNTYNYKSTFSVEIVPVCKDNVVCLSPKLAQSLGNMSQICICLRITSAIHLIDPNTLQIAEVDGNTYWRHPFNSLFQPKQLEEFIVMDISKAHGRKQGAGAGMKSNKHTLAEAWVQKTSELNTDTQYFCRTHLGHLLNPGDLVLGFDLVNCNLNDEFANKMNPHNVPDVVLIKKSYDRTKRQRRRNWKLKELERDREGMDTDDERQFQDFLEDLEEDEAIRKNVNIYKNAVIPVESDTDDEGIPQISLAEMLEDLQISQDATGGEGADMLTE, from the exons ATGGAATACATGAAAGAGCCTGCAACGGTCAGCCAGGGGAACAT CCTGTGCTGCCAGTGTGGCATTGCAATTCCACCCAATCCAGCCAACATGTGTGTAGCATGTTTACGGACTCAAGTGGACATAACTGAAGGAATTCCTAAGCAAGTCATTGTACATTTCTGCAAACAATGTGGAAG aTACCTTCAACCACCAGGAACTTGGGTTCAGTGTGCCTTGGAATCAAGAGAACTTCTGACATTATgccttaaaaaaatcaaagcttcCCTTAGTAAG GTGCGGTTGATCGAAGCAGGATTTGTATGGACTGAACCACATTCCAAAAGACTTAAAGTAAAGCTGACTGTACAAAAAGAG GTGATCAATGGGGCAGTTCTTCAGCAAGTCTTTATAATAGAGTATGTTGTTCAGTCTCAAATGTGTGATGACTGTCATCGAGTTGAAGCTAAGGACTTCTGGAAAGCAGTGGTACAAATTAGACAGAAG acTCTACATAAAAAGACTTTCTACTACTTGGAGCAATTGATTTTAAAACATAGGCTTCACCAGAATACTCTTCGGATTAAAGAAATTCATG ATGGCCTTGATTTCTACTATACTTCCAAACAACATGCTCAAAAGATGGTGGACTTTCTTCAGTGCACAGTTCCTTGTAG GTCTAAGTCATCCCAGCGTTTGATCTCTCATGACATTCATAGCAATACGTATAACTACAAAAGCACATTTTCTGTGGAGATTGTTCCCGTATGCAAG GACAATGTTGTATGCTTGTCTCCAAAACTGGCTCAAAGCCTTGGGAATATGAGCCAGATTTGTATTTGCCTCCGAATAACTAGTGCCATTCACCTCATTGATCCTAATACACTGCAAA TTGCTGAAGTTGATGGAAACACTTACTGGCGTCATCCTTTTAACAGCTTGTTCCAGCCAAAGCAGTTGGAGGAATTTATTGTAATGGACATCAGCAAGGCCCATGGGAGAAAGCAAGGTGCTGGGGCAGGCATGAAATCCAACAAA CATACACTTGCTGAAGCCTGGGTGCAGAAAACATCAGAGTTGAATACCGATACCCAATATTTCTGTCGTACTCACTTGGGGCATCTTCTGAATCCTGGAGATCTTGTGCTTGG atttgACTTAGTGAACTGCAATCTAAATGATGAATTTGCAAATAAGATGAACCCACATAATGTTCCGGATGTG GTTTTGATCAAGAAGAGCTATGATCGTACAAAACGTCAGCGTCGCAGGAACTGGAAACTGAAAGAAttagaaagagacagagagggcATGGATACAGATGAtgaaag ACAATTCCAGGACTTCCTAGAAGATCTTGAAGAAGATGAGGCTATTAGAAAAAATGTCAATATTTATAAAA ATGCAGTCATTCCAGTAGAAAGTGACACAGATGACGAGGGTATTCCCCAGATCAGCCTTGCTGAAATGTTGGAagatcttcagatatctcaagatGCTACTGGAGGAGAAGGCGCTGATATGTTGACAGAATAA